In Methylotenera versatilis 79, the DNA window GATGATTGTAAAATTTAGGCGCGAGCGTATTCCTGCGCGCCATCTTAAAACTTATCTTACGCTTGGCATAGTCGGTGTTTTTGGTTTTAACCTATTTTTCTTTTTAGGCATGCAAACCACTTCAGCGGTAAATGGCGCACTGATTATGGCACTTAACCCACTTTTTACCGCAGTTATTGCTTATTTTGTCTTAAACGACAAGCCCAATAATCGGCAGATGCTGGCGTTTCCCGTTGGCATCATCGGCGTCGCAATCGTAGTTCTGGGCGCAGGCGCAGAATTGCGTGTATCAACAGGCGATATTTTTATATTTATCGCCAATTTAAATTGGGCACTTTACAACGTGCTGGTGCGCAAATTAATGCCAAAAGATGTTAGCGGCATCGCAAGCACGGCTGGCATTATGACGGTCGGCGCAGTTGCATTGACGCTTGTTGCGCTTATTCATGGCGATGCGTTTATTATGCCAAGCATGATTGCTGGCTCTGCTTTACTCATCATGAGTATCTGCGGTGGCGTGTTGTCTTACCTCTTTTGGAATGCGGGCATCGCCAATCTTGGTCCTGCCAAAGCCGCTATTTTTATGAATCTTGTACCGCTCACGTCAATCGTCATCGCTACTTTCGAAGGCTTGCCGCCTAATTTTGCACAGATAGTGGGTGCAGTTATTATAATTTGCGCGGTGACTTACAGCACGACTTCTAATAACAATACTGACTCCAGTAAAATACCTGCAAATGGTCGTGAGTAAACAAGTGGTCGCGAAAAAATATAGACTTTAAAATGCATTAACTAAACACTAAAAATATGCTCAAAAAGTATCTTAACTCGTCTAAACATCTTCAGCGGCTTGTGCTGACCAGCTTTGTTGTGACTTTTGCGTGCGCGCGCATTGTCGTGCTACTCATCATGACGCGCGATATTCCTGACTTGTTTCTGCATATCGGCGGCACGCATGTGCACCATTTAAACTACGGCATTTTCCTGCTTTCTGCAGTCGGGGCAGCGCTGTTATTTACGACACCGTCCAAGCAGTGGTTAAGCATTATCGCCATTACTTATGGTATCGGTTTAGCACTCACTTTTGATGAATTCGGCATGTGGTTGCATCTGGGCGGCAGTTATTGGCAACGCGCGAGTTTTGATGCGATTACCATTGTCGGCGGCATTCTGCTACTTGCCGCTTATACGCCACCCACACACTGGACTTGGCGCAGATTCGCTGGCGCGATTCTGATTGTGACAGTAATAGCCGTATTTTGTTGGCGGCTATCGTTAACACTTCCGTCGATTGAGCAAAAATTTTTGCCAACATTGCAAAGTATTGAGAATCTGGGCCCACATTAGTTTTAATCCCGTATTAACCTTAATTTTTGGCTCACTATCTGCAAATAGCGTCTTTAAAATCGCTTCTCAGCAAACTTTTTAGGTCGTTAAGTCATATTGATATGGCATGCTTATAAAAAACTAGCGGCTTTACTAGTTATAATAAGTAACAATCTAAACATTCTTAATGCATTAAACACTGCAAAAATCATTTCTAATAATAAAACTAACGATAAAAAACTATGGATCATAATTTAACACTCATCACCACTATCGCTGCCGGCTTTGGGCTGGCACTCATTTTTGGATTCATCGCAGAACGCTGCAAATTGCCTGCATTAGTGGGCTATTTATTAGCGGGTATTTTAATTGGCCCAGCAACGCCCGGCTTTGTGGCAGATGTCGCCATCGCCTCGCAACTATCTGAAATCGGCGTGATGTTGCTGATGTTTGGCGTGGGGTTACACTTCTCCATTAACGATCTAATGTCGGTCAAACGCATCGCATTACCAGGCGCGATTGTTCAAATGTCCATCGCTACGCTGTTGGGCATGGCACTGGCGCATTGGTGGGGCTGGAAATTCGGCGAAGGACTGATATTCGGTTTAGCATTATCGTGCGCCAGTACTGTGGTGCTATTAAAAGCGCTAGAGGCCAGAGGAATTATGGACAGCATGAATGGCAAAATAGCCATCGGCTGGCTGGTCGTTGAAGATTTGTTAACCGTTCTAGTTTTGGTGTTAATGCCACCTTTGGCGGCGATTTTGGGCGGCGTCACCACAGAAGTCACGTCAACTCCATTATGGCAAACCATCAGCTTTACGCTTTTACAAGTGACCGTTTTTATCGTGTTAATGTTGGTGGTCGGCAAACGACTATTGCCTTGGCTGTTGTGGCATGTCGCAAAAACGGGTTCGCGTGAATTATTCACCTTGGCCGTTATTTCTGCCGCCATCGGTATCGCTTATGGCGCTGCGCATTTATTCAGCGTTTCGTTTGCACTCGGCGCATTTTTTGCCGGCATGGTCATGCGCGAATCTGAGTTCAGCCATCGCGCCGCGGAAGAATCTTTACCATTACGCGATGCGTTTGCGGTACTGTTTTTCGTTTCCGTTGGCATGCTGTTCGAACCAGCGATTTTAGTGGAACAACCGCTTAGCGTATTAGCCGTCGTTGCCGTTATCGTATTCGGCAAATCCATTGCAGCGATGGTGATTACGCTGGCATTCCGCTATCCATTAAATACCGCACTTACCGTAGCAGCCAGCTTAGCGCAAATTGGTGAGTTCTCATTTATTCTGGCTGGATTAGGCGTAACTTTGGGCATTTTGCCAACACAAGGCATGAGCTTGATTTTAGCGGGCGCGCTGATTTCCATCGCCATGAATCCGCTGTTGTTCTCCATGATCACACCGTTCAAAAAATGGGTATTGGGCTTTTCAGAACTGGCACGCCATTTTGAAAAACGCACCGATCCATTCTCAGAATTACCGATGAGTACCGAACGCAAATATCTAGAAGGCCAAGTCGTGTTAGTGGGTTATGGTCGCGTGGGTAAACGCATTGCCAAGGCATTAACTGAGAGCAGTATTCCTTATGTTGTAGCAGAAGAAAATCGCGAAATCGTCGAATCTTTACGCAAAAAAGGCGTACCCGCCGTTTCAGGCAATGCTGCTGATGCTGGTGTATTGATTCAAGCGCATATTGCTAACGCCTCTATGTTGGTGATTGCCACGCCAGATACGATTGATGTACGCAAAATGGTGCAGACTGCAAAAATACTGCAACCGGGCATTGAGATTGTCGTTAGAACGCATAACGAAGATGAATCGAGATTCTTAAGAGAAGAAAGTATCGGCAAAGTATTCTATGGTGAAGAAGAGTTGGCAAATGGCATGTGCGAGTTTATCGTTAAGCAATATGCGCCAAAAAATGCCACTGTTTAGAAGGTTAACTTAACCGCGCAATACCTTATAAAACTGTTATTTTGGCTACCTAGAACAATGCTTTTAATGCTGATATGATTGTTGTGCTTGAGAATTTAAGGCAAAAATTAAAGCCGAAATAAAACACAATGAAGCCAGATTGAACAAACGATAACAATCACTTGATCATCATTAAAAGTCTATTTGATAAGAGCCAATATGAAAAAAACCATCTCTATTTTATTCGCTGCAACATTTTTCTGCTTAAGTGTTAGTGCTGCCTATGCGGCGTGCAGTGTACCAACTGCGCCAGATGCGCCAAGCGAAAAGCCGTCGTTGCCCATTTGCATGTCTAGCTACAAAAGTACTGGCAAGCACGATTGCTCAAACACCGAGGCCGAAAACTACATTGACCAAATCAACAAATATATGAAAAAACTGAGCGCCTACGCCGCAGATGCCATTACTTATGCAAATGACGTGCAAGAGTATGCAAAATGCAGCGCAGAAGAAGCGAAAGAAGGCTTGAAATAAGCGACCTTAAAATTAATAAAGCTTAAAGAAGCTGAGATTTAAAGCAATAATCACTTAAGACAGCAAGGAGAATTGCCATGAAAAAACCCTATTACATCGACTTTCCGCAAGAGCATTATGAGAATCAATTGCATCGCTATCGCTGCGTTTTTTGTAAGGAAGAAACTACAGTAATTAACGGCAAGCTTGAAGGGCATTTGCCCACGTGTGAATACCGCACGCAATTAGAAAAAGCTGGTTACGATGCGATTGGTTGCTCAGTCAAAACGCCATTTACCGATGCGGATGATTTTGACTAAAAATTTTGGTTAACACTTTAATTCAAGAATATTGTCTAAAATAAAGTGTTAACTATTTAAATGACTCCAGTTAAAACCGCATGCTACATGGCTGTATAGCTACATTCCCGTATACACAGGCCCACTGCCACCTTCTGGCGGAACCCAAACAATATTCTGCGTTGGGTCTTTAATATCGCAAGTTTTGCAATGAATGCAGTTTTGCGCGTTGATTTGCAGATGCGGCGCATTATCCTTTTGAATAATCTCATACACGCCAGCTGGACAATAACGCTGCTCTGGCGCATCATATTTAGGCAAATTAATGCTAATCGGCACATTCGCATCGATTAACTTTAAATGGCACGGTTGATTCGCATCGTGCGCGATATTACTTAAATTAATTGAATTCAGCTTATCAAAACTAAATATACCATCTGGTTTTGGGTAATTAATCACAGGCATTTCAGCCGCTGGTTTAAGGCTGTCATGGTCAGCTTTTTGATGTGGCAGCGTCCAAGGTGTTTTTATTTTGAATGCGGCTAACCACATTTCAACACCGCCAAGCAACATACCGCCCCAACTACCAAATAGTGATAACAAAGGTTTTACATTGCGCACCGCTTGTAAATCCTGCCAAACCCAAGAGTTGCGCAATGCTTCAGGATAAGCCGTTAACAGGCTTTCTTTTACGTCGTTTGAATTCTCACTGTTAAAAGCCTCAAATACTGCTTCAGCCGCCAACATGCCGGATTTCATGGCATTGTGGCTGCCTTTGATGCGCGGCACATTCACCATGCCAGCGCTACAACCGATTAACGCGCCACCAGGGAAAATCAAATTAGGCAGCGATTGCAATCCGCCCTCGCTAATCGCTCTGGCACCGTAACTTAAGCGTTTTCCACCTTGCAAAAGCGCTTTGATTTTTGGATGGGTTTTAAAACGCTGAAATTCATCAAATAGCGACAAATGCGGATTGGCGTAATCCAAATGCACCACAAAACCGATAGAAACCAATTGCTCGCCATAATGATAAATAAAAGAACCGCCACCGGTATCGGCATTCAACGGCCAGCCAATACTATGTTGCACCAAGCCCAATTTGTGCTGTTCCGCAGAAACACGCCACACTTCTTTAAAACCCAAACCATATTTTTGCGGCGATGCATTTTCACGCAGCTTAAAACGCGCTTCCAACTGACGCGTCAACGAACCGCGTGTGCCTTCCGCAATTAATGTATAAGGCGCACGGATTTCGATACCTTGCACAAATTGCGCAGTTGGCTCACCGTTCGCATCGCGACCCATATCGCCTGTGATAATACCTACTACTTGTCCATCTTCATACAGCATTTCCTGCGCAGAAAATCCTGCGTAGATCTCAACGCCCAACGCTTCGGCTTGTTCGCCCAACCAGCGGCAAACATCACCAAGGCTGGCAATATAGTTACCTTTATTGCTCATTAACGGTGGCAATAAACGGTGTGGAATCGCCCAGGATTTAGCCTGGCTTAAGATTAAAAACTCATCATCACTTACTGGCGTATTCAGCGGAGCACCTAATTCGCGCCAGTTTGGAATTAACTCATTTAAAGCAATAGGATCGATTACCGCGCCAGAAAGAATATGCGCGCCCACTTCTGCGCCTTTTTCTAGCACGCAGACACTTAATTCCTGACCCGACTCTTGCGCCAATTGTTTAAGCCGAATCGCCGCTGCCAAACCTGCTGGGCCTGCGCCTACAATCAATACGTCATAATTCATTACATCACGCTGCATGACATTTCCTTGTTTTCAATCTTATATTTTTATATTTGTTGTTTAATATTTGTATATTGATGACTTATTATTTAAGCCACTTTTAATCTGCTTTTACTTAACGGTTTAATTTAGGCAACTTCTGGCAGATTAACCAAATCACTTCTTTCAACGCCCGCTGTCAGCTCTTTGCACAATGCCAAAAACTCACGCATGCCAGTTGTTTGATATTTCTGCTTATGCCACAAAAAATAAAAAAATCGGCCCAAATTAAGTTGCGGTGTGGCTAGTGGCACCAAACTGCCGCGCCTGAACGCATCTTTAAGCGCCAAGCGCGAAATACAACCAATGCCCAAACCAGACTCTACCGCGCGCTTGATTGCTTCGGTATGTTCCAACTCAAGCCGAATATTTAATTGCGCATTATAATTGTGAAAAGCACGATTAAACGTTTCTCGCGTACCAGATCCTTTTTCACGCAAAATCCAAGGCTCCAATAATAATTGCTCTGTCGTCACTTTGCGCAGCTTTGCCAAGGGATGATTAGGCGCACTAAAAACCACTAATTCATCTGCAACCCAAGGCTGCACGGTAATATCGGGATGATAACAATCGCCTTCGATTAAACCTAAATCTAATTCATGATTGGCGATTTGCTGCACAATGGCGCTGGTATTTTGCACCTGCAATTGAATACGACTTTCTGGATGCGATTGTAAAAATCGCGCGACTAATATAGTGACAAGATAATTGCCCACCGTTAAGGTTGCACCAATTTTCATGTGCCCAAAGCTGATATGGCCTTGCAGCAAAGCTTCAATCTCTTTTGCTCTATCCAGCAACTCTACCGCACGTGGTAACAATTGCTGGCCAGTTTCGTTGATGCGTAGTGATTTGTTCACGCGATCAAACAGTTGCAAATCGAACTGCTTTTCAAGCTCGCCTAATGCGGTGCTGGTAGCAGATTGTGACAATGACAACTCCTCAGCCGCGCGCGATACGCTGGCAGTGCGGCTGATGGCTACAAAAATCTCTAGTTGTCTTAAGCTGTATTTCACTTGTTATATTTCATTGGCGCATTTGCTTATACCAATAACATATATCTATATTACAGATATATATAATCATTATAATCCATTTAACATATAGTTGATTTTACTATAAAATACGCGTTAATTGTTAAGGAAGCGGTTATGAAAATACTGGTCGCAGTAAAACGAGTGGTTGATTACAACATTAAAGTGCGTGTTAAACCAGATGGTTCTGATGTCGATATTGCAGGCGTGAAAATGAGCGTTAATCCGTTTGATGAAAATGCCATTGAAGAAGCGTTACGTTTAAAAGAACAAGGCAAAGCGACTGAAGTAATCGCGGTTTCATTTGGTTCGACCGCAAACCATGATGTACTAAGACATGCGCTGGCAATGGGTGCAGACCGCGCTATTTTAGTAGAAAGCACTGAGAAACTGCAATCATTAGGCGTGGCTAAATTATTAAAAGCGGTTGTGTTACGCGAACAAGCCAACCTGATTATTTTGGGCAAACAATCCATTGATGATGATGCGGGGCAAATGGGGCAAATGTTGGCGGCGCTGTTAGATTATCCGCAAGCGACGTTTGCATCGTCTATCAAACTAGAAGGCAATGAAGCGACTGTGACGCGCGAGGTAGATGGCGGAACTGAAACATTAACCTTAGATTTACCCGCCGTGATTACCGCTGATTTACGCTTAAATGAACCGCGCTTTGTGAAATTGCCTAACTTGATGATGGCGAGAAAAAAACCGATTGAAAGTATTAATGCAAGCGAGTTAGATTTAGACACTCAACCGCGTTTAACGCTATTAAAAGTATCTGAGCCGCCAGCTAGAAAAGCCGGTATCAAAGTAAATAGCATTGAAGAATTAGTCAGTAAATTGCGTGCGCATGAAGGAATACAGCTATGAAAACTTTGATTTTAGCGGAGCATAACGGCAAAGAACTCAGCCCATCCGTGCAACAGGCAGTTACTGCGGCACAGTTTTGGCAAGCGCCTATCGATTTATTAGTGGCTGGTGGCAATGAAGCGATTCTGCAAAAAGCCGCGTCAATTTCAGGCGTCACGCGTGTCGTTCACGCCAATGCGGCGCACTTGGCGCATCCACTGGCAGAAGACGTGGCGAATTTAATTGTGACTATCGCCAAAGATTACCAAGTGATTTTAGCGGCGCACTCTTCTTTCAGTCGTAATATCTTGCCGCGCGTTGGCGCTTTGTTAGATGTAGCGATGATTTCGGATGCATTGACGATTCAAGCAAATAACACTTATACGCGCTCTGGCTATGCTGGCAATGTGCATAATTTGATTCAAAGTGTGGATAAAACACAAGTGTTAACCATTCACAGCAGCAGTTTCTCAGCCGCCACCATTAATCTTTCTGGTGCCGCGAATACTGAAATTGTGAATATCGATGCACCAGCCGCTTTCACTAAAACGCGCTGGGTCAGTGAAACGCATAATCAGTCAGACAGGCCTGCGCTTACTTCCGCCAAAATTGTCGTCTCTGGCGGTAGATCACTAGGTAGCGCCGAAAAATTTGAAGAAGTATTGTCGCCATTGGCGACTAAACTTGGCGCAGCTTTAGGCGCTACCCGCGCGGCGGTAGATGCAGGTTACGCCCCAAATGATATTCAAGTAGGCCAAACAGGCGTAGTGGTTGCGCCAGAGCTTTATATCGCAATCGGTGTTTCTGGTGCCGTTCAACACACTTACGGCATGAAAGATAGTAAAATTGTGGTCGCCATTAACCAAGATCCCGATGCGCCGATTTTTCAAGTAGCTGATTATGGCTTGGTCGCGGATCTTTTTGAGGCAGTTCCTACACTCACAGCGGCACTAGTAAAATAAGAATCACGCATAACAACAATCATTCATAATGATAAAATATTATCTATAGAAAACATTAACTTATGAGCAAATACTCTACCGAACGCGTGTTAAGCGTTCATCATTGGAACGACACCTTATTCAGCTTTAAAACTACGCGTGATCCAGGTTTGCGTTTTGAAAACGGCCAGTTTGTGATGATTGGCCTTGAAGTTGATGGTCGCCCACTAGCGCGCGCCTACAGCGTTGCCAGCCCAAACTATGAAGAGCATTTAGAGTTTTTCAGTATTAAAGTACCGAATGGCCCACTCACCTCACGCTTGCAGCATTTAAAAGTCGGTGATGATATTTTGATTGGTCGCAAACCGACTGGTACGCTGGTGATTCACGATTTAAAACCTGCAAAAAATCTTTACTTTTTATCAACTGGTACAGGTTTAGCGCCTTTTATCAGCTTGATTCAAGACATTGACGTGTATGAAAAATATGAAAAAGTGATTGTGATTCATGGCGTGCGCTATGTGAGCGAACTGGCTTATGCCGATTTTATTGAAAAAGAATTGCCAAACAACGAGTTTTTTGGCGATTTAGTGCGTGAGAAATTAATCTATTACCCAACGGTGACGCGTGAACCATTCCGCAATCAGGGCAGATTAACCGACTTGATTAACTCAGGTAAATTGTTTGAAGATATCGGTTTACCTCCGCTAGACCCAGCCAATGACCGCGCGATGATTTGTGGTAGCCCACAAATGTTAGCGGATACATCTGCATTATTGGATGCCAGAAATTTTGTGGAGTCCCCAAGAATCGGCGTGCCAGGCGATTACGTGATTGAACGCGCTTTCGTTGAGAAGTAAAACTACAAAATAATTGATACAAAAAAAGTGTTAACTAAGTTTTAGTTAACACTTTTAAATGATTAGTTTTTAAGCAATCAGGTAACTGCTAAACGGTTACCTGATTTTTTTACGCTATTTTCTAACACCTTATTTTTTAATCAACTCACCCTCAAACACATACACAGAACGCGGTTGCAACTGCAAAGTTTCTTGAGTGTTAACAAAATCAGTCTGCAACGCAGAGGTCAAAATCGGTTTCCAATGATGTTGATCGATACAAGGAATCTGCGCTTCAATCGCAACATGTGAGGCATTTAAAAATACCAATATCGAACGCTCATCTTT includes these proteins:
- a CDS encoding electron transfer flavoprotein-ubiquinone oxidoreductase, which codes for MQRDVMNYDVLIVGAGPAGLAAAIRLKQLAQESGQELSVCVLEKGAEVGAHILSGAVIDPIALNELIPNWRELGAPLNTPVSDDEFLILSQAKSWAIPHRLLPPLMSNKGNYIASLGDVCRWLGEQAEALGVEIYAGFSAQEMLYEDGQVVGIITGDMGRDANGEPTAQFVQGIEIRAPYTLIAEGTRGSLTRQLEARFKLRENASPQKYGLGFKEVWRVSAEQHKLGLVQHSIGWPLNADTGGGSFIYHYGEQLVSIGFVVHLDYANPHLSLFDEFQRFKTHPKIKALLQGGKRLSYGARAISEGGLQSLPNLIFPGGALIGCSAGMVNVPRIKGSHNAMKSGMLAAEAVFEAFNSENSNDVKESLLTAYPEALRNSWVWQDLQAVRNVKPLLSLFGSWGGMLLGGVEMWLAAFKIKTPWTLPHQKADHDSLKPAAEMPVINYPKPDGIFSFDKLNSINLSNIAHDANQPCHLKLIDANVPISINLPKYDAPEQRYCPAGVYEIIQKDNAPHLQINAQNCIHCKTCDIKDPTQNIVWVPPEGGSGPVYTGM
- a CDS encoding LysR family transcriptional regulator, yielding MKYSLRQLEIFVAISRTASVSRAAEELSLSQSATSTALGELEKQFDLQLFDRVNKSLRINETGQQLLPRAVELLDRAKEIEALLQGHISFGHMKIGATLTVGNYLVTILVARFLQSHPESRIQLQVQNTSAIVQQIANHELDLGLIEGDCYHPDITVQPWVADELVVFSAPNHPLAKLRKVTTEQLLLEPWILREKGSGTRETFNRAFHNYNAQLNIRLELEHTEAIKRAVESGLGIGCISRLALKDAFRRGSLVPLATPQLNLGRFFYFLWHKQKYQTTGMREFLALCKELTAGVERSDLVNLPEVA
- a CDS encoding electron transfer flavoprotein subunit alpha/FixB family protein; translated protein: MKTLILAEHNGKELSPSVQQAVTAAQFWQAPIDLLVAGGNEAILQKAASISGVTRVVHANAAHLAHPLAEDVANLIVTIAKDYQVILAAHSSFSRNILPRVGALLDVAMISDALTIQANNTYTRSGYAGNVHNLIQSVDKTQVLTIHSSSFSAATINLSGAANTEIVNIDAPAAFTKTRWVSETHNQSDRPALTSAKIVVSGGRSLGSAEKFEEVLSPLATKLGAALGATRAAVDAGYAPNDIQVGQTGVVVAPELYIAIGVSGAVQHTYGMKDSKIVVAINQDPDAPIFQVADYGLVADLFEAVPTLTAALVK
- the ybaL gene encoding YbaL family putative K(+) efflux transporter; the encoded protein is MDHNLTLITTIAAGFGLALIFGFIAERCKLPALVGYLLAGILIGPATPGFVADVAIASQLSEIGVMLLMFGVGLHFSINDLMSVKRIALPGAIVQMSIATLLGMALAHWWGWKFGEGLIFGLALSCASTVVLLKALEARGIMDSMNGKIAIGWLVVEDLLTVLVLVLMPPLAAILGGVTTEVTSTPLWQTISFTLLQVTVFIVLMLVVGKRLLPWLLWHVAKTGSRELFTLAVISAAIGIAYGAAHLFSVSFALGAFFAGMVMRESEFSHRAAEESLPLRDAFAVLFFVSVGMLFEPAILVEQPLSVLAVVAVIVFGKSIAAMVITLAFRYPLNTALTVAASLAQIGEFSFILAGLGVTLGILPTQGMSLILAGALISIAMNPLLFSMITPFKKWVLGFSELARHFEKRTDPFSELPMSTERKYLEGQVVLVGYGRVGKRIAKALTESSIPYVVAEENREIVESLRKKGVPAVSGNAADAGVLIQAHIANASMLVIATPDTIDVRKMVQTAKILQPGIEIVVRTHNEDESRFLREESIGKVFYGEEELANGMCEFIVKQYAPKNATV
- a CDS encoding DMT family transporter → MLKTYLLTAAAAIFWGANFNLAKPVVAEMSPYIAGASRYILAAAIMLMIVKFRRERIPARHLKTYLTLGIVGVFGFNLFFFLGMQTTSAVNGALIMALNPLFTAVIAYFVLNDKPNNRQMLAFPVGIIGVAIVVLGAGAELRVSTGDIFIFIANLNWALYNVLVRKLMPKDVSGIASTAGIMTVGAVALTLVALIHGDAFIMPSMIAGSALLIMSICGGVLSYLFWNAGIANLGPAKAAIFMNLVPLTSIVIATFEGLPPNFAQIVGAVIIICAVTYSTTSNNNTDSSKIPANGRE
- a CDS encoding ferredoxin--NADP reductase, producing the protein MSKYSTERVLSVHHWNDTLFSFKTTRDPGLRFENGQFVMIGLEVDGRPLARAYSVASPNYEEHLEFFSIKVPNGPLTSRLQHLKVGDDILIGRKPTGTLVIHDLKPAKNLYFLSTGTGLAPFISLIQDIDVYEKYEKVIVIHGVRYVSELAYADFIEKELPNNEFFGDLVREKLIYYPTVTREPFRNQGRLTDLINSGKLFEDIGLPPLDPANDRAMICGSPQMLADTSALLDARNFVESPRIGVPGDYVIERAFVEK
- a CDS encoding electron transfer flavoprotein subunit beta/FixA family protein, whose product is MKILVAVKRVVDYNIKVRVKPDGSDVDIAGVKMSVNPFDENAIEEALRLKEQGKATEVIAVSFGSTANHDVLRHALAMGADRAILVESTEKLQSLGVAKLLKAVVLREQANLIILGKQSIDDDAGQMGQMLAALLDYPQATFASSIKLEGNEATVTREVDGGTETLTLDLPAVITADLRLNEPRFVKLPNLMMARKKPIESINASELDLDTQPRLTLLKVSEPPARKAGIKVNSIEELVSKLRAHEGIQL